One Engraulis encrasicolus isolate BLACKSEA-1 chromosome 5, IST_EnEncr_1.0, whole genome shotgun sequence DNA segment encodes these proteins:
- the LOC134448664 gene encoding trichohyalin-like — MVSKVKVDVPQQDDCKTKVEELQRVVQEMRAEMDNMKAEAECKASAQQQLMEQVMGQWRQQERQLQEREDERRQGSLRPPLDEQRKKALLKKARALREKKEQQERSVKDDDMQKRKQQMLQRARALRRKQEQEKEAQERKLKRLEKRLAALEMERRDAPPMEPLSLMDQDALLLLRAAKAQDKTASPAQIVCLESGDFGESAQDKTLVGLQAPCINKTEGKITGVKEHQVDTNTEGGNNGLAKSSTKPKKRSFLSWIKKKLGLRGH; from the coding sequence ATGGTTAGCAAAGTAAAAGTGGACGTGCCACAGCAGGACGACTGCAAAACAAAGGTGGAGGAACTGCAGAGGGTGGTCCAGGAGATGAGGGCAGAAATGGACAACATGAAAGCGGAGGCTGAATGTAAAGCTTCCGCGCAACAGCAGCTCATGGAGCAAGTGATGGGCCAGTGGAGGCAGCAGGAGCGACAGCTGCaggagagggaggacgagaggCGTCAGGGCAGTTTGCGGCCACCACTGGATGAACAACGTAAAAAGGCTTTATTGAAGAAAGCTAGGGCtctgagagaaaagaaagaacagcaaGAGAGAAGTGTCAAAGATGATGATATGCAGAAAAGAAAACAGCAGATGCTGCAAAGAGCCAGGGCCCTGCGAAGGAAGCAAGAGCAAGAAAAGGAGGCACAGGAGAGGAAGCTCAAGAGGCTGGAGAAGAGGTTGGCAGctctggagatggagagaagggacgCACCCCCCATGGAGCCCCTGAGCCTGATGGACCAGGATGCACTGCTTCTGCTGAGAGCGGCTAAAGCGCAGGACAAAACAGCTAGTCCAGCGCAGATTGTTTGCTTGGAGTCGGGCGACTTTGGGGAGAGTGCGCAGGACAAGACTTTGGTGGGCCTCCAAGCACCGTGCATCAATAAGACAGAAGGGAAGATCACTGGAGTAAAGGAACACCAGGTGGATACAAACACAGAGGGAGGCAACAACGGCCTGGCAAAAAGCTCCACCAAGCCCAAGAAAAGATCTTTCCTGAGCTGGATCAAGAAGAAGTTGGGGCTCAGAGGCCACTAA